The window AATTAATATTTCAGCCTCTGATAGTGTTTCATGAAAGTTATCACTTGCCACACAACTGGTTTTATGTACATGTGAGATTCTAGTTTTgtttaatacatatgtatatttgctGTCCCTCACCTCCACTCCCAatagtggagattgaacccaggggtattttaccattGAGTTTTGAGTTGGGCTCTTGCCAGGTTACAGAGGCTAGCCTTatgcttgtgatcctcctggttcagtctcctggagttgctgggattgcaggtgtgacTACCACACGCAGCCAATttatttctgaggaatcttctgTTCCCAGGACAGCCTTATTACTGGGTTCAAGcagttctgcctcagcctcctgaataactggTACTGGGGGCATTGTGTCATTGTGCCCAGCTATAACAATGttcctttattttggggggtatatATCAAAAGTTTGGGTCCCTTTAAAGTAATAgttcccccccacaccccctgcCATTATTAATTCTCTAGATACTCCCTCTGTATGTACAAATCTTGCAAGAGTACTAAGCTGTGGGGAAGCAAAATGGTAATCTTTGGTTCCTGAACACTCCTGGAATATCCATTGTACCTGTGTTCTGTTATAAGAGGGATGCTAGTGTGTATGGGAAAGGATTAGATACATCTCAAAGTACTCTCTTGCTCAAGGAGAAAGAACAAGTGGCCTGATTTAGTAGTTTCCACCTTTGGAGGGTATTGTATATTTTCAAACCTGTGCCATACTTTGCTTAGGAGGGGGATTTAACTGCATGAATTGGGGACGCTAGCTTGCAAGGTATAAACAGTTTCAAAACCTTAAGGAATGTGTTTAAGACCATTCCTGAAGTTAAAGATGACTTTCtctgatgatttaaaaaataagataactgTTCCCTGACCTCTCTCCATAACAAGCTTTCTTACCcttcagtactagggatttaatccagaggCACTCTCCcctactgttttttgtttgtttgagacagggtcttgcaaattCCTCCAGGGTGATATCAAAttgagattcttctgcctcagcttcctgatttgctgggattacaagtgtgcaccaccatgttcAGCTGACATGCAGAGTTTAAATGATCCACAAAATACCTGGATGCTATGTTTGGGTGACAATGTTACTTTGCATTCAATCCACCTATGGGTTTCTAAAAGAAATTTGTATTATGGATATTGGGGGTCTTGTAGGTATCAGGACTCCTAACAATTGTGCATATGGATTCATTTTAGTAACAATTAGCTTCATGGTTTCACTTAGTTCCCCCCCAAAGTATTTACCCCCTTAGGTTTTTGCAATGAACCCTTTAAAATTGTCACCATAATGCAGTTCTGTAACAAAATGAAGACTCAATttatttaataagtttttttGTGGGCCTCAAACATGGAAGTATTCTACCTaggagccacattctcagccctgaGTTGAGTGAATACTATGTCTTTTCTAGAGTCTGCACCACCCCAGCAATGACCATTCCCATTAGAATGTGATTGCTGTTTACTTTTTAACAGGTCTGAGGAAAGGACTAGTTGTGATTAGAATAAGAATAGTGGCAAGGACTTTTAAAGTGGAGCCTGTGTATGTCAACTTGAATAGTTGGTGACATTGTGTACTGAGAATCTACCCAGAGACTAAATGTAGATGGGCTGCAGTGCTGAGAGCCTTAAAGAATTAAGCAGCCCTGGACTTGGTTTCTCGTTGGTTTTCCCATCCTGTACACATTAGATGGATTCTGCTACCTCTGGACTCCTTCCCCTTCTTGTGAGGCAGTGAAGGAAACACTTAACAGCAAACTGTCTAATTCAGCTTCCTGGGTGCACAATGGATAAATGGTCCTGGAGCTGAGAAGTGAACACCTTCCTGAGGAGAGTTATGTGGCATTTGGCTTCCAGAAGTAGTGACATTCACCCATCaagtctaataaatatttttagtgttaacTGAACTGATTGTACCTTTGGGCAACTCAAAAAGAGAATAGCCTTGCTAGTttggtttgtgtttttcttttttgatgagaCACAGTCAACTGGGGCTTTTTACTTATAAATGATGAATGATAATAGCTCAGGATAACTCTCAGTTTAAGGAGCCTACTATGCTACTATGGTTCTAGAACTTGGAAGTCTGAGGTGAGAGGATCCCTTGAATCCAGGAGGGATTAGCCCATTTGACACCAACGCTAGAGGAGTAGGGGGCAGGAGCCAGGTCGCGGGGGTGGGCATGGGGACGCGTGCGGGAGAGCCTGGGGAGTAGGAAGAGGCTACCCCAGCAGGGAGGGGGCCCGCTACCCAAGCAGTGCTCTGCGAGTGGTAGGGGGCGCTGTCCCCACTCCGGCCGACCCGCGTGAGCACGCGGCGGGGCAAAGCTGGAGGAACCCGGACTGGGGAAATGCCCTTCCTGCCCCTCCATTCCCGGGAGCATCAATGTCACACCGAGCCGGAACTGCAGCCTCAGGAGACCAGGCGCGGGGCCCATTCCCGCTCAATTCGGACCCGCGGCTGCGCTTCGGTCTCGGATTTAGAAGAGGGGTCTGGGGCGCTGCTGCGGCGCGGCCGAGAGGGGGCGCTGGTCGCGCGGGTCTCGGGAGGGGGCGCCCGATCCCGCGTCTTCCGCGCCGCCTCCCGGGAAGTTTCAAGTTTGAAAGCGCTGGCGGAGGAGCCGGGGCTTCCGGAACCGGAGTGGACGAGAGGAGGGGCCCGAGCGGCCCGAGCGGCGCCATGGAGGAGGGGGCGCCGCGGCAGGTGAACGGCGTGGGAGAGTCCGGGCTGCGCGGGCCGAGGGGCGCGGGCCGCCTTGTCCATGGTCTCCGGAGTCCAGAGCTCGGCTCGTGGCCCCGCCCCGCTCCCAACCCTCCAGTGTCGCTAACCGCGACGCCTTCTCAGGGCAGACCCGAGCCCTGGGTTAATTAGCTAATGATCCCTGGGTTCCTCGGAGCCCCTAGTCCGGCCAGCCCAGAGCTTGTCCGAAACTGCAGTGGGCGCTGCCTGGGAGGGCGCCACAGTTCCCTACAATCGGTTCTTCCAGAACTCCAAGGCCCGGGGGAATTATCCGGGAAAGCAAAGAGGGGCCCAGTGGCACTTGGGAAGGTGCCCGGGGGCAAGGAGGTGTGCACGCAGTGGGTAGGGGTCCAGTCTGTGTGCGCTTGTGGGGCGCTCACCCCAGAGCACATGGGGCACATGGGCGATGTGTAAGCCAGAGAGGCGCCCAGCCTGGCCGCGGACTAGAGTCTTTGGGTACACAAGGGTTTCcagaatgtgtgtggggggggtcaaGGCTTCTACCCCTAGTTGGCAGTAGGTGTGCTGTGGGCCCAAAGAgcttagggtgtgtgtgtgtgtgtgtgtgtaactcaCTGAGGAGGGAGAAGTGGTATCCTATCCCAGAGCAGCTGTGAGATAGGCTTAGACTAGGACATTTGTTTACCAGATAGGGTCCCAGTTCAGAGCAGAAaggggaaagtgtgtgtgtgtgtgtgtgtgtgtgtgtgtgtttgtgtgtgtgtgtgtgtttgtgtgtgtgtgtgtttgtgtgtgtgtgtcttcaggCTTCCAGCCCAGAGCACACCAGCTATGGGGTTCAGGGGTGAGGTGTAGTAGGCAGGGACTCCTCCAGTGTCCCCACCCCATGACTTAGGCAGCCTTCAGGGCTGGGTCtactccctcccacccccttccTCCGGAGGTCCTTCTGCCCCTGTTCCAGCCCTAGCCTGTACACATTTTCCAATTTCCTGCAGCCTCCGCCCTGCAGCAAAGGCTGGGTGACTCAGGACCCTGGTGGCTGGTCCCCCAGCTCCAAGAGATCTTTGTTTTCTCAGGCCTTTGGCTTTGGCCCTCTTGCCTGGGGCGGCCAAAGGATTTCCTGAACCTCGCCCTTGCCCTCTGACTGCCTGGCCAGGCGGCCCAGCAGAGACCTGGAGTGGGGGGTGTCTGAGGCTGGGTAGCCACCCTTCCACTGGGCTCAGGAGATGGAACCAAGAGAGGTGAGACAGGGGTTGCTGCGGAGTCCCTTGGGGACATCATGGGTTACTTTGGGCAAGATCAGCTCTGACACTGGTCTGTTTGCAGCGTTGGCCTCTGGAGAGGGGGTTTTCTTCTTCCTGGCTCCAACCAGGGTGAATAGTGAAGGAGACTTCTGCTTCCTCCTAGAGCTGAGCTGGGAATGGCTGCCTCTGTGGCATCAGGAAAGCAGAGGAACAGACCTTGGCCTCTTGGGCCATTGATTGCTTTCTCCTTGTGACTTTGGGTGAATTCCTTTTTGGCAGTGAGCTTTTTCTGACTCCCAGATTCTACTCTGGTTTCCAGGCTTAGAGAGACCGGGTGGCCAGCAGGGAGAGGCATGGTGGCCTCTTCTCTGTTGCCACTGTAGGCAAGCTGCTTGACCTCTCTGGGTCcattcctcatgtgtaaaatgggaatattaacCACTCCAAGGCGCTGAGAGTacagctcaggggtggagtgcttgcctaacattcaTGAGGTACCAGGTTCCATTGCCAgcacaaagataaaataaaatctctgctCCTACTTGGTGGGTTACCGTGAGTCACAGGAGGCAATGTCTGCAGAGCTCTTAGACTAGAACCTGGTACCTGGTAAGCACTTTATGAGCCTTACttacttccccttccccttctctaaaTGGCAGAGGACAGGGGGAGCTGCACGTGTGGCTGTGATGTTTCTATCCCTGAGCTCAGTGGACAGAGAAACCTCCCAAATGTCCCCCTTGGTGCTATCTACTCCTCTTCCCTGTGTTGGAGGCTGCAGGTCATGACTCCTCTCCACCCTCCTCTAGCCAAGGCCAGGCCAGAGATCCCCAGAGGATGAGAAAGAGGTGATCCGTCGGGCCATCCAGAAGGAGCTGAAAATCAAGGAGGGTATGGAGAATCTGAGGCGTGTGGCCACAGACCGCCGCCATCTGGGCCATGTGCAGCAGCTGCTGCGATCCTCCAACCGCCGTCTGGAGCAGCTGCATGGCCAGCTGCAGGAGCTGCATGCCCGCGTGTTGCTGCCCAGCCCGGCTGGTGAGTGAGGAGTCAATGGACCCCAAGGGACAGGAGGCTCCAGGTCACCCAACTCCTTGCTTTGGCCCTGACCACTGTATCAGATTGCCACGCTTCTCCTAGTGCCATCCCCGGCATGCccgggaggggagggaggaaagagttGGTCACAGGGATCTTGGCTCTGGTGACGGGTTTGTGTGCCCCACACTCCCTGGACACAGAGCCTGTGGCCTCTGGCCCCCGGCTGCAGGCAGAGCAGTCACGGGCTGGGCACCTGGAGGCCCTGCGGAGGCAGTTGCAGGTGGAACTGAAGGTGAAGCAGGGGGCTGAGAACATGACACACACGTGTGCCAGCGGCACCCCCAAGGTAAGGCCCTTGGGGTCTGATGGGAAGGCATTGTCCCGGCCCCCAATCTGATGGGAGAGGCTTGGCTCTCAGACGCCAGGTCAGGTAGAGATCCAGCCCCTATTCTGACAGGGAAATGCAAGCAGCCTTGGGCCCTGTGAGGGAGATACAGTGTCAGCCCTTAATCTGGTGGTGGGAGTAGAGCTTCAAACCCCAGCTGGTGGGAAGGCCTGGCTCTGACCCACAGGCTAACGGGAAGTTTGAACCCTGCTATGGGGTGTTGTGGGGAGACTCTGGCCCAGCCCTGGTCCAAGGGGCATATGTCACATCCCCATAGGAAAGAAAGCTCCTGGCAGCTGCCCAGCAGATGCTGCAGGATAGCCAGCTGAAGGTGGCCCTGCTGCGGATGAAGATCAGCAGCCTGGAGGCCAACGGATCCTCTGAGTCAGGTGAGGCCTTTGAAGCAGCGAGGGCTGCTTGGGCTGGGCCAGACCTAAGGCCAGTATCCCTTCAGGCCCCGAGCTTCGGGCAGAGGAGCTACAGCATCGGCTGCGCATTGAGTCAGCCGTGGCCGAGGGAGCCAAGAATGTGGTGAAGCTACTTGGTGGCCGCAGGATACAGGACCGCAAAGCCCTGGCTGAGGTCaggccatgtcccttcccctTGTAGCTTGTGCTTGAGGGTCTGCTTATCTCCATTTCACCCTGGGCAGTGGCATGGGGCACCATGGGCTGGCTGCAGGGTGGCAGTGGGAAAAGAGTCGCGTTGTGTCAGACCTCCTGTGGGGGTGTCTTTAGGATGGCAGCTGCCCTCCCTCATGTATCCCATGGCCTGTCCCTGCTTCTGCCCTGGTGTAGGCCCAGCTCCAACTGCAGGAATCCTCCCAGAAGCTGGACCTCCTGCGGCTGGCCTTGGAGAAGCTGCTGGAGGAATTACCTCCTGCCCACCCTCTGCGCAACAGGGTGGCCCAAGAACTGCAGACTTCAGTGCTTGGGAACAGCCAGCCTTCAGGAATGCTTGTGAAGCCCGTCGCCCTGACAGGTAGACAGGAGTCCCACTGACTTCAGAGTTCCCCTTCCCTTTCAGGGAAGACCCTGAAGCACTTTGGGGAAGAGTTCCAGTCCTGACTCCACCACCATTACCTATGCGTCATTGGGCAACTGCTATCCcttccctgaacctcagtttaTCAGTCTGTAAAACATGGATGATATTAGCATCCACCCCACAAGGTTACTATGTAAATCCAGTGGCTAGTTGCCTGTCCAGTTGCCTGGCACAGTGAGCAGGGACAATGCCATGCTGctgttacatatttatttatttattttgcagtactgaggattcccagccactctaccactgaggggtgctctcccactgagccccatccccagccctattttgtattttatttagagacagggtctcactgagttgcttagcatctcaccattgctgaggctggctttgaactcatgatcctcctgcctcagcctcccaagctgctgggattataggagtgcgctactgtgcctggcttccgcTATCCTTTGAGACAAAACTCTTAGGTATCCTAAAATAAGCCCATTCAGTCGGCAGAACAGGTTTTGAACCCATTTGGGGAGTGGGGAATGGCTGGAGCTTCCCTTCATCATTCAAATGGAGTAACTAAGGCTCAGGAAGCAAGTGGGACAGGATAGAACACACCAGGCTTCCTGCTCCCTGCCCCAAGCTCTCGTCCCTGCCGTGGCTCACTTGAAGACACAGTGCACTTGAtaccctgagcactgggagcatCTCATCCCATCCTGTGGCTCCATGCAGCCTGTTTGGGTCTTGCAACTCTGCTGTGTCCCCGCTTCCCCACGTAGGGATGTTCAGAAGGAAGGAGCCTGTGGTTTGCCCCGGGATGGCAGGTGGCTCCTAAGGTCTAATGTGCAGGGGATCTGGGTCAGTCACCTCCTAGAGAGGATGGGATTCCAGGGGATGTTGGTGGTGTCTGACGTGTCTACCCCCATACTTGCCCTCAGGAACACTGCAGGTCCGCCTCCTGGGCTGTAAACAGCTGCTGACCACCGTGCCTGGACGTTCTCCAGTGGCTGTGCTGGCTGGCAGCCCCTCTGAGGGCTGGATCCGAGCCAGAGCCAAGCAGCAGCGTGGTGGAGGCGAACTGGCCAGTGAGTGGGGAGGAGCCCCTGGGCAGGGGCCTCTGCTTGTACTTGTCCTGAGCCCCAGCTCTGGCCCCACAGGGGAGGTGCTGGCTGTGCTGAAGGTGGACAACCGTATTGTGGGCCAGACAAGCTGGGGACAGGTGGCTGAGCACTCCTGGGACCAGACCTTTGTCATCCCCCTGGAGCGAGTAAGGCTGGCCTTTGTGTGGTTGCGGGTGGTTGCAGGCCACAGGGTGGAAGACAGCCCAGACAGGGGCTGCTAGTGTGCTCTGTCCCTTACCTGGCCTCTTCGATGTAGGCCCGTGAGCTGGAGATTGGGGTGCACTGGAAGGACTGGCGGCAGCTGTGTGGTGTGGCCttcctgaggctggaggactTCCTGGACAATGCCTGTCACCAGCTGTCCCTCAGCCTGGTGCCACAGGGGCAGCTCTTTGCCCAGGTGCTAGTGCTCCCTGCCCTCTGACCTGGCGGGCCCCTGGGCACAGGGCTAGGAGAGCCTGCGAGAGTGAGCTCCCCTGCAGAAGAGTGGAAACCGAGGGCCAGAGAGGAGGCTCCAAGACCAAGGATGCCCAGCCACTCTCTAAGGGAAAGTTTGGAGGCCTGTGTCCCTGTCCTGACTCTGCCCTTCTTCATGTGTGACACTGGTCAAGAACCTCCattctctgagcctccatttatTCCCTGGCACCAATGAGGACATGGAATCCATTTCTTTGGGTCCTTCTGGCTCTTGTATCCACTGGTGGATACTGGGTGGGAGGATAGGTTGGAATTGGGTCCAAGGTGGAGGAGGGGCCATGGCagatggggtgggaggggacTAGTTTTCAGCCCTGCCCTTGCCCCTGCAGGTGACCTTCTGTGATCCTGTTATTGAGAGAAGGCCCCGTCTGCAGAGACAGAAACGCATTTTCTCTAAACGCAGAGGTGTGTGGGGGCAAGGGTTCTATGCTGGAGGCGGCAGGTCTGGGGCCACTAGGTCCTGAGACCAGATGCTCCTCTCCACAGGCCAGGACTTCCTGAGAGCGTCCCAGATGAATCTCAGCATGGCAGCCTGGGGGCGCTTGGTCATGAACCTGCTGCCCCCCTGTAGCTCACCAAGTACCATCTCCCCACCTAAGGGGTGCCCTCACTCTCCAGCTACACACCATGAACCCTCCAACCCTGCTTCCCCCAGGTGAGGAGCCAGCTCGTGCCAGACTGTACACTTCTTTGCTGTGTCTGACTCTCTTCAGGCTCAGTTTGTGTCTTTACGTCCCTGTTGCTCTCTATTTTTTGCGGGAAggggtgtgccagggattgaactcagggccactcaaccactgagctacatcccagccttattttgtattttacttagagacagggattcactgagttgcttagtgccttgcttttgctgaggctggctttgaactcctgatcctcctgcctcagcctcctgagcccgtGGGATTAACGGGCATGTGCCAGTGTACCCAACCGTGTTGCTCACTTTCTGACTCTCTGTCTCTTCACATGGGTATAAGTCTTTCTCATGAATTGCTCCGTCATCTTGGTCTTGATTCTGTGTCTGCTTCCTCCCTACAGCGATTTCCTGCCCAAGAAGACCTCCTTGAGAGAAGAGATGAAGCCCCCACCCAAGCCCCCACGCCTCTACCTGGCCCAGGAACCAAACCTGGAGGAGACTCCAGTGCCGGTCGGCAGGGCTGGTGGAAGGGGCAGCTGGTGGTGTTGGTGGGAGGGTGGCAGGCCAGTGGGGAAGCAGGGAAGGTGTGTCTGAGCTCCCTATGCCCTGCTCTCACAGTGCACCAAACGCCCACACATGGCGCCTAGGACTGGACGCACACCCACCCCTCCAGCCTCACCTGTCAGGTACCCATGGGCTCAGGGTCACCTGGAGATGGTCTCAGCTACCCTGAGTGTGTGTGCAGCCAAGCATCCCTCCCTCCTTGGCTCCTTGGGGGCAGGCCCTGGCTCACGCAGGTTCTTGCTTATTTGCTGAACCGTGTCATTGAGCTCTGGCTGCATGCTTTGCTGCAGGGCTCTCCCGAAAGCACAGAGgtggggacagctgaggctgggACATGGGTGGTTGGGAGGAGCTTAGCTGGGGTCCCAGCCCTGGTCCTacaggttttgttgttttgttttgttgttgttttgttttgttgttcattttctttttccggTGGTGCTAGGGGTGGaacctgggccttgcacatggtaggcaagctctCCCACTGAGCACGCCCCTAGCCTCCTCTGTCTGGTGCCTTTTCTCTCTTGCAGGAAAGCCCCCCGGCTTCAGGATTTCCGCTGCTTGGCTGTGCTGGGCCGGGGACACTTTGGGAAGGTAGTGGGCTGAGGGGGCAGTGGAGCAGGTGGGCAGACCCCAGCACATTAGTGAGGAGATGCTGGGTCCTGGAGGCAGTTCCTGGGGAGGTGGAGTCTCCCCCTGTCCTGCTCACCTGGAACCCAGCCTCTCTCTGGTCCCCAGGTTCTCCTGGTTCAGTTCAAGGGGACAGCGAAATACTATGCCATCAAGGCTCTGAAGAAGCAGGAGGTGCTGAGCCGTGATGAAATCGACAGGTGTGTGGTGGGACCAGTGTGGGCTCCAAGTACCCGGGCATTGGCATTGGAGGTACCCAGGGTGGCTGGCCTGGGTTGTGGGCATCCAGACAGCATTTAAAAGGTCTACTAGACCTGGCACCTGTAGTTGTAAACTATGCTCTTGGGCAGGGCCCCCTTTTCTCTTAGCACCTGTCCTCTTCCATGACATGGGGCCATGATAGTTGTGCAGGCTCAGGACCTTTGTGAGCCCTTGGTCCACAGAAACCATCACACTGCCTGCCTGGCACTTTGTACACCCTGTGGGCAGGGTGCTGGGTGGGTGGCAGGGTAGAGACCCCAGAAGCTGTCTATCCCTCTGAGACCCACGCACTCCCCTGCAGCCTCTACTGTGAGAAGCGGGTCCTGGAGGCCGCAGGCCGCGCGGGGCACCCCTTCTTGCTCTCCCTCGCTGCCTGCTTCCAGACTGCCAGCCACGTCTGCTTTGTGACCGAGTTTGTGCCTGGGGGCGACCTCATGATGCAGATACATGAAGATGTCTTCCCTGAGCCCCAGGCCTGGTGGGTTTTCCTGCCTGCATCTTCTAGCAAACTCTCCCTGGTTCCCTGTCCCTTCATCCCGCTGCTCCCTGGGTACCCATCAGCAGAACAGCATAGAGTCAGACCTGGCTCAACTCCCACGGCATTCATGACCTCTGTTCATGCAGCTGTGGGTTTGTCATCACTCCTTTATAGGAGTGTTGGGGAGATGTCAGTAATGCTTATAAATCGCCTGGCATAGAGACCGGCAGCTGGAATTATTTTTTGCTGTCCAGTGCTGGCGCTGGAGTTA is drawn from Urocitellus parryii isolate mUroPar1 chromosome 4, mUroPar1.hap1, whole genome shotgun sequence and contains these coding sequences:
- the Pkn3 gene encoding serine/threonine-protein kinase N3 isoform X2, which codes for MEPREPRPGQRSPEDEKEVIRRAIQKELKIKEGMENLRRVATDRRHLGHVQQLLRSSNRRLEQLHGQLQELHARVLLPSPAEPVASGPRLQAEQSRAGHLEALRRQLQVELKVKQGAENMTHTCASGTPKERKLLAAAQQMLQDSQLKVALLRMKISSLEANGSSESGPELRAEELQHRLRIESAVAEGAKNVVKLLGGRRIQDRKALAEAQLQLQESSQKLDLLRLALEKLLEELPPAHPLRNRVAQELQTSVLGNSQPSGMLVKPVALTGTLQVRLLGCKQLLTTVPGRSPVAVLAGSPSEGWIRARAKQQRGGGELAREVLAVLKVDNRIVGQTSWGQVAEHSWDQTFVIPLERARELEIGVHWKDWRQLCGVAFLRLEDFLDNACHQLSLSLVPQGQLFAQVTFCDPVIERRPRLQRQKRIFSKRRGQDFLRASQMNLSMAAWGRLVMNLLPPCSSPSTISPPKGCPHSPATHHEPSNPASPSDFLPKKTSLREEMKPPPKPPRLYLAQEPNLEETPVPCTKRPHMAPRTGRTPTPPASPVRKAPRLQDFRCLAVLGRGHFGKVLLVQFKGTAKYYAIKALKKQEVLSRDEIDSLYCEKRVLEAAGRAGHPFLLSLAACFQTASHVCFVTEFVPGGDLMMQIHEDVFPEPQACFYLACVVLGLQFLHEKRIIYRDLKLDNLLLDAQGFLKIADFGLCKEGIGFGDRTSTFCGTPEFLAPEVLTQESYTRAVDWWGLGVLLYEMLVGECPFPGDTEEEVFDCIVNSDAPYPHFLSVQSLELIQKLLQKCPEQRLGAGKQDAEEIKVQPFFRTTDWQALLTRTVQPPFVPTLCGPADLRYFEGEFTGLPPALTPPAPRRSLTTCQQAAFQDFDFVSERFLGP
- the Pkn3 gene encoding serine/threonine-protein kinase N3 isoform X1 produces the protein MEEGAPRQPRPGQRSPEDEKEVIRRAIQKELKIKEGMENLRRVATDRRHLGHVQQLLRSSNRRLEQLHGQLQELHARVLLPSPAEPVASGPRLQAEQSRAGHLEALRRQLQVELKVKQGAENMTHTCASGTPKERKLLAAAQQMLQDSQLKVALLRMKISSLEANGSSESGPELRAEELQHRLRIESAVAEGAKNVVKLLGGRRIQDRKALAEAQLQLQESSQKLDLLRLALEKLLEELPPAHPLRNRVAQELQTSVLGNSQPSGMLVKPVALTGTLQVRLLGCKQLLTTVPGRSPVAVLAGSPSEGWIRARAKQQRGGGELAREVLAVLKVDNRIVGQTSWGQVAEHSWDQTFVIPLERARELEIGVHWKDWRQLCGVAFLRLEDFLDNACHQLSLSLVPQGQLFAQVTFCDPVIERRPRLQRQKRIFSKRRGQDFLRASQMNLSMAAWGRLVMNLLPPCSSPSTISPPKGCPHSPATHHEPSNPASPSDFLPKKTSLREEMKPPPKPPRLYLAQEPNLEETPVPCTKRPHMAPRTGRTPTPPASPVRKAPRLQDFRCLAVLGRGHFGKVLLVQFKGTAKYYAIKALKKQEVLSRDEIDSLYCEKRVLEAAGRAGHPFLLSLAACFQTASHVCFVTEFVPGGDLMMQIHEDVFPEPQACFYLACVVLGLQFLHEKRIIYRDLKLDNLLLDAQGFLKIADFGLCKEGIGFGDRTSTFCGTPEFLAPEVLTQESYTRAVDWWGLGVLLYEMLVGECPFPGDTEEEVFDCIVNSDAPYPHFLSVQSLELIQKLLQKCPEQRLGAGKQDAEEIKVQPFFRTTDWQALLTRTVQPPFVPTLCGPADLRYFEGEFTGLPPALTPPAPRRSLTTCQQAAFQDFDFVSERFLGP